From a region of the Podospora pseudopauciseta strain CBS 411.78 chromosome 7 map unlocalized CBS411.78m_7, whole genome shotgun sequence genome:
- a CDS encoding uncharacterized protein (EggNog:ENOG503P4PC) yields MPRGIRFKVKDLTFKEKGMFAKFTIAVCGSFKNNPNTHWNDTNLHHWITLRGGRYHKGTTITRDVTHFVTDEDELRSRSPRAVEALRNKRIQIVPLEWLEFSMINRKVLQAVKGGEYDLREGVRREGERVRRERRVEMGRVLGERAVNTNLYRVYTDGTFYRYEVELFRESNAVQGPTPETTPVKLQLPALSKGVSDLDSEVETKAEMGSENQTPTEKEPGFSFHHHVVVFEDGPELDAQPKYRTPMDLQLAYHQLPTLTTVTPEFQDEVDPKDVEMDIEAEPETPTKTTRVDRGEKYTLTLYESLAQPPLYFFCAKYSKSSTDTFPKYYRPSETPQLFWTEYTHFIEFFHKKTGVEWQKRLLFCGEGKSGAGSKRKGKGKEEDNGEAGEGEGVEKGWFTYSPPGGGKPVGWVPEEYIPKEKEGEVERSGGPDGNGNGRVL; encoded by the exons atgcccCGCGGCATCCGTTTCAAGGTCAAAGACCTCACCTTTAAGGAAAAGGGCATGTTTGCCAAGTTCACCATCGCTGTCTGCGGGTCCTTCAagaacaaccccaacacccacTGGAACgacaccaacctccaccactggATCACGCTCCGGGGCGGGCGGTATCATAAAGGAACTACCATCACGAGGGACGTCACTCATTTTGTGACGGACGAGGATGAACTAAGGTCGAGGTCTccgagggcggtggaggcgttgaggaaCAAGCGGATTCAGATTGTGCCGTTGGAGTGGTTGGAGTTTAGCATGATCAACAGAAAGGTCTTGCAGGcggtgaaggggggggagtaTGACTtgcgggagggggtgaggagggagggggagagggttaggagggagaggagggttgagatggggagggtgttgggggagagggcggttAATACTA ATTTATACCGGGTTTACACGGATGGGACATTTTACCGGTATGAGGTTGAGTTGTTTCGGGAGTCGAATGCTGTTCAGGGGCCAACGCCGGAGACGACACCGGTGAAGTTGCAGCTTCCGGCTTTGTCCAAGGGGGTGTCAGATCTAGACTCTGAGGTTGAGACAAAGGCAGAAATGGGATCAGAGAATCAGACACCGACAGAAAAAGAACCGGGTTTCTCTTTCCACCATCATGTGGTCGTCTTTGAGGATGGCCCTGAGCTGGATGCTCAGCCGAAGTATCGCACACCCATGGATTTGCAGCTGGCTTATCATCAGTTGCCTACTCTCACGACTGTTACCCCCGAATTTCAAGACGAAGTTGACCCTAAGGATGTTGAGATGGACATTGAGGCTGAACCAGAGACACCCACCAAGACGACCAGAGTTGACCGCGGGGAGAAGTACACACTTACG CTCTACGAATCCCTagcccaaccccccctctaCTTCTTTTGCGCCAAGTACTCCAAGTCCAGCACGGACACCTTTCCCAAGTATTACCGTCCCTCGGAGACACCGCAGCTCTTTTGGACAGAGTACACTCACTTTATTGAGTTCTTCCATAAGAAGACGGGGGTGGAGTGGCAGAAGAGGTTGCTGTTCTGTGGTGAGGGGAAGTCAGGTGCGGGAAGtaagaggaaggggaaggggaaggaggaagataatggggaggcgggggagggggagggggtggaaaaggggtggtTTACGTACTCTCCTCCTGGGGGTGGGAAGCCAGTTGGGTGGGTTCCGGAGGAGTATAtccccaaggagaaggagggagaggtggagcGCAGTGGGGGGCcggatgggaatgggaatggcaGGGTATTATGA
- the TRP3_2 gene encoding anthranilate synthase / indole-3-glycerol phosphate synthase (BUSCO:EOG09261OLD; EggNog:ENOG503NU49; COG:E; MEROPS:MER0045094) produces the protein MPAIIDHSPHHPDPSPLVPTASNLILIDNYDSFTWNVYQYLVLEGAKVTVFRNDQITLEELIAKKPTQLVISPGPGHPGTDSGISRDAIKHFAGKVPIFGVCMGQQCMIDLYGGEVSFAGEILHGKTSPLCHDGKGVYAGLDQDLPVTRYHSLAGTHVTLPKCLQVTSWIANQDGSKGVIMGVRHTEYTIEGVQFHPESILSADGRLMLKNFLYMQGGTWAENKRLQKASQESKIVPKKATPAKNNILQKIYAHRKEAVAAQKQIPSQRPSDLQAAYNLNLAPPQISLVDRLRQSPFDVALAAEIKRGSPSKGIFALDINAPTQARRYALAGASVISVLTEPEWFKGSIEDLRAVRQVLNGMPNRPAVLRKEFIFEEYQILEARLAGADTVLLIVKMLETDLLERLYKYSLSLGMEPLVEVQNAEEMTIAIKLGAKVIGVNNRNLENFEVDLGTTGRLKEMVPKDTFLLALSGINSHQDVLDCKRDGINGILVGEAIMRAPDASKFIRELCAGPEAAAPQCVTNPLLVKICGTRSAEAATEAIKAGADFVGMILVPGTKRCVSDETALAISKAVHDAQTTAGEAVKLPKTATDFFSVSAELLRKHRPLLVGVFMNQPLEEVLKKQRLYNLDIVQLHGDEPLEWSSLIPVPVIRKFKPGQVGVGVRGYHAVSLLDSGAGTGKLLDVESVKAELEKDAELQVLLAGGLEPGNVTESVKALGALGGQVIGVDVSSGVEEDGKQSLEKIRAFVKAAKAIR, from the exons ATGCCTGCCATTATCGATCACTcaccccaccatcccgaTCCGTCTCCCCTCGTTCCAACGGCGTCCAACCTAATCCTCATCGACAACTACGACTCCTTTACCTGGAATGTCTATCAGTATCTTGTTCTGGAGGGTGCCAAAGTGACCGTCTTCAGAAACGACCAGATCACTCTTGAAGAGCTCATTGCCAAGAAGCCAACACAACTGGTCATCAGCCCCGGTCCCGGCCATCCAGGTACAGACTCGGGTATCAGTCGTGATGCCATCAAACACTTTGCTGGCAAGGTGCCCATCTTTGGTGTTTGCATGGGGCA GCAATGCATGATTGATCTGTACGGTGGAGAAGTGAGCTTTGCTGGTGAGATTTTGCATGGCAAGACCTCACCCCTTTGTCACGATGGAAAAGGTGTCTATGCTGGCCTGGACCAGGACCTGCCAGTAACACGTTATCACTCCCTCGCCGGCACTCACGTTACTCTTCCAAAATGCCTCCAGGTCACCTCCTGGATCGCCAATCAAGATGGGTCCAAGGGTGTCATCATGGGTGTTCGCCACACAGAGTACACTATCGAGGGTGTGCAATTCCACCCAGAAAGTATCCTGTCTGCCGATGGCCGCCTCATGCTCAAGAACTTTTTGTACATGCAGGGGGGCACTTGGGCTGAGAATAAGCGGTTGCAAAAGGCTTCCCAAGAGTCCAAGATTGTCCCGAAAAAGGCCACTCCAGCCAAGAACAACATCCTTCAAAAGATCTATGCTCACCGTAAGGAGGCCGTGGCCGCCCAGAAGCAGATTCCCTCACAAAGGCCATCCGACTTGCAAGCGGCgtacaacctcaacctcgccccTCCTCAGATCTCCCTCGTCGACCGTCTTCGTCAGTCCCCATTCGATGTAGCTTTGGCGGCAGAGATTAAGAGAGGGTCACCATCCAAGGGCATCTTTGCTCTCGATATCAACGCCCCAACCCAGGCCCGCAGATACGCTCTTGCCGGAGCCAGTGTCATTTCCGTTCTCACCGAGCCAGAGTGGTTCAAGGGCAGCATTGAAGACCTCCGCGCTGTGCGCCAAGTACTCAATGGCATGCCCAACCGCCCGGCTGTTCTCCGAAAGGAGTTCATTTTTGAGGAGTACCAGATTTTGGAAGCCCGGCTGGCAGGTGCCGATACTGTGCTTCTCATTGTCAAGATGTTGGAGACCGACCTTCTCGAGCGTCTGTACAAGTACTCGCTCTCACTCGGCATGGAACCATTAGTAGAGGTACAAAACGCCGAAGAGATGACCATTGCCATCAAGCTTGGTGCCAAGGTCATTGGTGTCAACAACCGCAACCTGGAGAATTTCGAGGTCGATCTTGGAACCACGGGGCGCTTGAAGGAGATGGTGCCCAAGGACACATTCTTGCTCGCTCTCAGCGGCATCAACAGCCACCAGGATGTTCTCGACTGCAAGAGGGATGGTATCAACGGCATTCTTGTTGGCGAGGCCATCATGCGCGCTCCCGATGCGTCCAAGTTTATCAGGGAGCTTTGTGCTGGTCCTGAGGCGGCTGCTCCTCAGTGTGTTACCAACCCTCTGCTTGTCAAAATCTGCGGCACCCGCTCTGCCGAGGCGGCCACGGAAGCTATCAAGGCTGGTGCTGATTTTGTGGGCATGATTCTTGTGCCTGGCACGAAACGGTGTGTTTCTGATGAAACGGCCCTGGCCATCTCGAAGGCTGTTCATGATGCGCAGACCACTGCTGGTGAGGCGGTTAAACTCCCCAAGACAGCCACGgactttttttctgtttctgCTGAGCTCCTGAGGAAACACCgccctcttcttgttggtgtGTTTATGAACCAGCCCCTGGAGGAAGTGCTCAAGAAGCAGAGGCTGTACAACCTTGATATCGTCCAGCTTCACGGTGACGAGCCACTTGAGTGGTCATCCCTTATCCCAGTACCAGTCATCCGGAAGTTCAAGCCTGGGCAGGTTGGCGTTGGAGTGAGGGGGTACCACGCTGTTTCACTCCTGGATTCTGGCGCTGGCACAGGCAAGTTGCTTGATGTTGAGAGTGTCAAGGCcgagttggagaaggatgCTGAGTTGCaggtgttgttggctggtggTCTGGAGCCAGGGAACGTGACCGAGTCTGTGAAGGCCTTGGGTGCGTTGGGCGGGCAGGTtattggtgttgatgttagCAGTGGGGtagaggaggatgggaagcAGAGCTTGGAAAAGATTAGGGCTTTTGTCAAGGCTGCGAAGGCTATTCGGTAG
- a CDS encoding uncharacterized protein (EggNog:ENOG503P1CP; COG:S): MVRFIPGVTAISPVTNKNGSDPLTDLTLLLNRLQRTILHADAEREARLKESEFEREKVLRNITYARSLLTKVEQDTLGIKIYARRQDLQGDLVRKRELLEQLAERLADLAEVGSRRDTEEENEDDTSEGEDILADIIVTPSASESQDSISRPTDGEELDEDDDDDGVLGTPQFQGAPRLPRLPPPPVHTPSQENLQAGIAAAQSTTETKAELRPRKGWDDGPTKEDKPPAISSSSALFRDRNNKAAPTTALSAVTTTEAILDHQRAEQDALSESILQLASQLKASSQAFSMSLEEDKEVVEKAGEGMNKTGEGMDAVTKRMTTLQRMTEGEGWWGRMRLYAIVYGLMMVLVLVVFVMPKLRF, from the coding sequence ATGGTTCGATTCATACCCGGAGTGACGGCGATATCGCCAGTTACCAACAAGAACGGCAGCGATCCCCTGACGGACCTCACCCTACTGCTCAACCGCCTCCAGCGCACCATCCTCCACGCCGACGCCGAACGGGAAGCCAGGCTCAAAGAGAGCGAGtttgaaagagaaaaggtgCTGCGAAATATCACTTATGCCCGGTCGCTGCTCACAAAGGTCGAGCAAGACACCCTGGGTATCAAGATCTATGCGCGCCGGCAGGATCTCCAGGGGGATCTCGTGCGAAAACGGGAGTTGCTTGAGCAGTTGGCGGAACGGCTGGCTGATTTGGCTGAGGTGGGGAGCAGGCGGGAtactgaggaggagaatgaggaTGATACTTCGGAAGGGGAGGATATTCTGGCTGATATCATTGTTACGCCGAGTGCGAGTGAGAGTCAGGATTCCATTTCGAGACCgacggatggggaggagctggatgaggatgatgatgacgatggggtGTTGGGGACGCCGCAGTTTCAGGGCGCgccaaggctgccgaggctaccgccgccgccggtgcATACGCCTTCTCAGGAGAATTTACAGGCTGGGATAGCGGCTGCACAATCAACGACGGAAACGAAGGCTGAGCTTCGGCCGAGGAAGGGTTGGGATGATGGGCCGACGAAAGAGGACAAGCCGCCGGcgatatcttcctcttctgcgCTGTTTAGGGACAGGAACAATAAGGCTGCGCCTACGACTGCTCTCTCGGCGGTGACGACGACGGAAGCTATTCTTGACCACCAGCGGGCGGAACAGGATGCCTTGTCGGAGTCTATTTTGCAGCTTGCATCCCAGCTTAAGGCATCCTCGCAGGCGTTTTCGATGAGTTTGGAAGAGGATAAGGAGGTAGTGGagaaggcgggggaggggatgaacAAGAcaggggaggggatggatgcTGTCACAAAAAGGATGACGACGCTGCAGAGGAtgacggagggggaggggtggtgggggaggatgaggttgtaTGCGATTGTGTatgggttgatgatggtgttggttttggtggtctTTGTCATGCCCAAGTTGAGGTTTTAA